One window from the genome of Dyadobacter sp. CECT 9275 encodes:
- a CDS encoding OmpA family protein — protein MKKVSQLICSFALGTLIALPALAQPLVPPNSPDYNPKASYDGPYKLNTWSISAHVGPSMFFGDLREYDFWPVNTTNNVDSHKESGTFQGGLTINKQLSYLFGARLDGSIGNLRGMKRRNYNRYFEGKYTDVSLSGTVNLKGLLIGPNKMKRWKIDAYAGIGQVFYDATAYDLTGGVKLRETGKKNDWIVPTGLNINYEVSKRIDIGLDFRLNHTNSDYLDATYGGDYSRNPQDGFSIKDQKTSRKGNSELDSYGYGSIQLTYKLGKNPLKVQKVDGKWDYKPDEGGYYHLRYTDPRVLIKAPKILTLEEMDSVAKANRPKDIDPRLLLDTDGDGVSDFFDKEPNSPAGSVVDGSGRVIDFDSYVKNALATGVACAEIFANVQFDTDKNVLKPEFQEMLKNVASIMNRNGCRLQLAGHADRRASDRYNVALSRRRVEAVKNYLINEAGLKDPSKVIVDYFGSFKPIADSASRPGLQKNRRVELRLLP, from the coding sequence ATGAAAAAAGTATCCCAGTTAATTTGTTCGTTTGCCTTGGGGACGTTGATTGCTTTGCCCGCACTTGCGCAGCCGCTCGTTCCACCTAATTCACCAGATTACAATCCCAAGGCAAGCTATGACGGCCCGTACAAATTAAACACCTGGTCTATTTCTGCTCACGTAGGTCCTTCTATGTTCTTTGGAGATTTGAGGGAGTATGATTTTTGGCCGGTTAATACGACCAACAACGTGGATAGCCATAAGGAATCTGGTACTTTCCAAGGAGGGTTAACAATCAACAAGCAACTTTCTTACCTCTTCGGCGCTCGTCTGGATGGTTCAATAGGTAACCTGCGCGGTATGAAGCGTCGTAACTACAACCGTTACTTCGAAGGCAAATATACCGACGTCTCACTTTCAGGAACGGTAAACCTTAAAGGCCTGCTGATAGGACCCAACAAAATGAAGCGTTGGAAAATTGATGCGTATGCCGGTATAGGACAGGTATTTTATGATGCCACTGCTTATGACCTGACAGGCGGAGTAAAACTTCGTGAAACAGGTAAGAAAAATGACTGGATCGTCCCAACGGGCTTAAATATCAACTACGAAGTAAGTAAAAGAATTGATATTGGCTTGGATTTCCGTCTGAACCATACCAATTCTGATTATCTGGACGCTACTTACGGTGGTGATTATTCAAGAAATCCACAGGATGGTTTCAGCATCAAAGATCAGAAGACCTCACGTAAAGGAAACTCAGAGCTTGATTCTTACGGATACGGTTCTATCCAGCTTACTTATAAATTAGGTAAAAACCCGTTGAAAGTTCAGAAAGTGGACGGCAAATGGGACTACAAACCGGATGAAGGCGGATACTATCACCTGCGTTATACGGATCCACGCGTGCTGATCAAAGCTCCGAAAATCCTTACGCTTGAAGAGATGGATTCCGTTGCAAAAGCAAACCGTCCAAAAGATATCGACCCACGTTTGTTACTTGATACGGATGGTGATGGCGTTTCTGACTTCTTCGATAAGGAGCCTAACTCTCCGGCAGGAAGTGTAGTTGATGGTAGTGGACGTGTTATCGACTTCGATTCTTATGTTAAAAATGCGCTTGCAACTGGTGTAGCTTGTGCTGAGATATTTGCAAACGTTCAGTTCGATACTGACAAAAACGTTCTGAAACCTGAGTTCCAGGAAATGTTGAAAAACGTTGCTTCGATCATGAACAGAAACGGATGCCGTCTGCAACTTGCTGGCCATGCTGACCGCCGCGCTTCTGACCGTTACAATGTTGCACTGTCACGCCGTCGTGTGGAAGCTGTTAAAAACTACCTGATCAACGAAGCCGGTCTGAAAGATCCAAGCAAAGTAATTGTTGACTACTTCGGTTCATTCAAACCAATCGCAGATAGCGCAAGCCGCCCAGGTCTGCAGAAAAACCGTCGCGTAGAATTAAGATTACTTCCATAG